A single Bacillota bacterium DNA region contains:
- a CDS encoding DEAD/DEAH box helicase family protein yields the protein VAEKSPKEKREFYIPRLHRERSLYGTEFEIKLRNELTQKAIARECADWIRKKVTFKSNSTNSGMSGFLNIQTNNRQLTYLPINGFTTVDIGCERGNNIYNMVNKFEAPFSSEYIRLFDSVWNDESRLQDVTEEVIESISAVYQENPAELIYFMTLYNIFSEFLEDISEDVLPNEATGFKNSVIWNKLYSFQKDAALAIINKLEQYNGCILADSVGLGKTFTALAVIKYYENRNKNVLVLCPKKLKDNWLTYRGNLINNPLAKDRLRYDVLFHTDLSRERGDSVIGLPLDRINWGNYDLVVIDESHNFRNGGAVTGEYGEKENRYLRLLNKVIRPGVKTKVLMLSATPVNNRFYDLRNQLALAYEGKSELINEKLNTKTDIDTIFRQAQKVYNAWSKLPPESRTTASLLKQLDFDFFEVLDSVTIARSRKHIQRYYDISEIGSFPERNKPLSLRPKLTTLNNAINYEQIYEQLMQLNLSVYTPTNYILPSRLGKYIDMDSEHSRQLSQKGREEGIRRLMSINLLKRMESSVHSFKLTVKRIYEQIHYTLELIDSFRSGEEVTVQDVHDFGELDLDDQNIDILSVGRKFKVDLRDMDYLSWQRDLSADLEVLELLILMLEDITPEYDYKLNGLLRVIEKKVTNPINPDNKKIIIFTAFADTAEYLYEHVSPFVKKKFGLDCALITGSIEGRTTIPKFPADMNTILTCFSPISKEKDLVMPNNHNNIDILIATDCISEGQNLQDCDWCINYDIHWNPVRIIQRFGRIDRIGSKNKVIQLVNFWPDLALDDYINLKERVEARMRISVMTATGDDDYINQDENGDLAYRRAQLEKLQNEVVDLEDMTTGISIMDLGLNDFRMDLLSYIKEHPDLDRTPYGIHAVIRGEKPGVIFILKNVNKAINIENQNRLHPFYMVYIGDDGEVICNHLEPKATLDTMRHLSRGKTKPDMEACHIFNRETNDGRKMDRVSQLLRQAVASIITVKEERDIDSFFGNGETTFLTGNISGLDDFELICFMVVIGC from the coding sequence CTATAATATGGTGAATAAATTTGAGGCTCCCTTCAGCAGTGAATATATCCGCCTGTTCGACAGCGTATGGAACGATGAAAGCCGTCTTCAGGATGTAACGGAAGAAGTAATCGAATCCATATCGGCTGTTTACCAGGAAAACCCCGCCGAGCTTATCTATTTTATGACCCTGTATAACATTTTCAGCGAATTCCTTGAGGATATTTCCGAAGATGTGCTGCCCAATGAAGCAACCGGTTTCAAAAACAGCGTTATCTGGAACAAACTGTACAGCTTTCAGAAAGACGCCGCCCTGGCAATCATTAATAAGCTTGAGCAATACAACGGCTGCATACTGGCGGACAGTGTGGGTTTAGGCAAAACCTTCACAGCCCTTGCCGTCATCAAGTACTATGAAAACAGGAACAAGAATGTCCTCGTTCTTTGCCCAAAAAAGCTGAAGGATAACTGGCTGACTTATCGCGGCAATCTGATCAACAACCCGCTGGCCAAAGACCGCCTGCGTTACGACGTTCTTTTCCATACCGATTTGTCTCGCGAACGAGGTGATTCTGTTATCGGCTTGCCCCTCGACCGCATCAACTGGGGCAACTACGATCTCGTCGTTATCGATGAATCCCATAATTTTCGCAACGGCGGCGCTGTAACAGGTGAGTACGGGGAAAAAGAAAACCGCTATCTCAGACTGCTCAACAAAGTCATCCGCCCCGGCGTAAAGACAAAGGTTTTGATGCTCTCCGCCACCCCGGTGAATAACCGTTTTTATGACCTGCGCAACCAACTGGCTTTGGCTTATGAAGGAAAGTCAGAATTAATTAATGAAAAATTAAACACCAAAACAGATATTGATACTATTTTCCGGCAGGCTCAAAAGGTATATAACGCCTGGAGCAAGCTGCCGCCTGAATCCCGTACAACGGCTTCCCTGCTTAAGCAGCTGGATTTTGACTTTTTTGAAGTTTTGGACAGCGTGACCATTGCCCGCTCCCGTAAACACATCCAGCGCTACTATGACATATCCGAAATAGGCAGTTTCCCGGAGCGCAACAAGCCGCTTTCCTTGCGTCCCAAACTGACCACGCTGAACAATGCCATCAATTATGAGCAGATTTATGAACAGCTCATGCAGCTTAATCTGTCCGTCTATACGCCGACAAACTATATCCTCCCCAGCAGGCTTGGCAAATATATCGATATGGATTCGGAACACAGCAGGCAGCTTTCGCAAAAAGGGCGCGAGGAAGGCATCCGCCGTTTGATGAGCATCAATCTGCTTAAGAGGATGGAAAGCTCGGTGCATTCATTTAAGCTGACTGTAAAACGCATCTATGAACAAATACATTACACCCTGGAGCTGATTGACAGCTTCCGGTCCGGCGAGGAAGTTACCGTGCAGGATGTTCATGACTTTGGCGAACTTGATCTGGATGATCAGAATATCGATATTTTAAGCGTCGGCAGAAAATTTAAAGTCGATTTGCGCGATATGGATTATCTCTCCTGGCAGCGGGATTTGTCCGCCGATCTGGAAGTTTTGGAACTCCTGATTTTGATGCTTGAAGATATTACTCCGGAGTATGACTATAAACTGAATGGGCTTTTGCGGGTTATCGAGAAAAAAGTCACAAACCCCATTAATCCGGATAATAAAAAAATCATCATCTTTACGGCCTTTGCCGATACGGCAGAGTACCTGTATGAACATGTCAGCCCTTTTGTGAAGAAAAAATTCGGACTGGACTGCGCCCTGATTACAGGCTCAATTGAGGGAAGAACCACCATACCCAAATTCCCTGCCGACATGAATACAATTTTGACCTGTTTTTCTCCAATTTCCAAGGAGAAGGACCTGGTAATGCCGAACAATCACAACAATATTGACATCCTGATTGCCACCGACTGCATTTCCGAAGGACAGAACCTGCAGGACTGCGACTGGTGCATCAACTACGACATCCACTGGAACCCGGTGCGCATTATCCAGCGTTTCGGCCGTATTGACCGCATCGGCAGCAAAAACAAGGTGATCCAGCTTGTCAACTTCTGGCCGGATTTGGCGCTGGACGACTACATAAACCTGAAGGAACGAGTGGAAGCGAGAATGCGGATTTCCGTCATGACCGCCACCGGCGACGACGACTACATCAACCAGGACGAAAACGGCGATTTGGCCTATCGCCGGGCCCAGCTGGAAAAACTGCAGAATGAAGTGGTTGACCTTGAGGACATGACCACAGGCATTTCCATTATGGACCTGGGGCTGAATGATTTCAGGATGGACTTGCTCTCCTATATCAAAGAGCATCCGGATCTGGACCGGACTCCCTACGGCATTCACGCAGTGATACGGGGAGAAAAGCCCGGAGTAATTTTTATCCTGAAGAACGTGAATAAAGCCATAAACATCGAAAACCAAAACCGCCTTCACCCTTTTTACATGGTATACATCGGGGACGACGGGGAGGTCATCTGCAACCATTTGGAGCCGAAAGCCACCCTGGATACCATGCGCCATCTCTCCCGGGGCAAAACAAAGCCCGATATGGAAGCCTGCCATATTTTCAACCGGGAAACCAACGACGGCAGGAAGATGGACCGCGTATCCCAGCTGCTCCGGCAGGCAGTCGCCTCAATCATAACCGTCAAAGAAGAAAGGGATATAGACAGCTTTTTCGGGAATGGCGAAACCACCTTCCTGACCGGTAACATTTCCGGTCTTGACGACTTTGAACTGATCTGCTTCATGGTGGTGATAGGATGCTGA
- a CDS encoding DUF4391 domain-containing protein, whose product MLNFSGKAFVGRNMPKEAFYKNLNLSSELKEKFVSDVKRIVLEYKLSPDTLNIEKNGETTEILVLSIELKKQELDYRIVENIARQNAHKLLFLLKFQEQGQLALYYGKLYKTDWTPLTDLKLEARGLNLDSIWEGFIEQIALQKNIIPSCDSLTVDEKLKKQDTILKLQKEIDKLERLSRSEKQPKKRFELFTRLQGLKKKLAEEKGE is encoded by the coding sequence ATGCTGAATTTTTCCGGCAAAGCATTCGTCGGGCGGAACATGCCCAAGGAGGCATTTTATAAAAACTTAAATTTAAGCAGCGAACTTAAAGAAAAATTCGTATCCGACGTAAAACGCATAGTCTTAGAGTACAAGCTGTCGCCGGATACTTTAAACATCGAAAAGAACGGGGAGACAACAGAAATTCTTGTACTCTCCATTGAATTGAAAAAGCAGGAGCTGGACTATCGGATAGTGGAAAACATAGCCCGGCAAAACGCCCATAAGCTGCTCTTCCTGCTCAAATTTCAGGAGCAGGGACAACTTGCGCTTTATTACGGCAAGCTTTATAAAACAGACTGGACACCGCTTACAGACCTTAAGCTGGAAGCCAGGGGACTAAATCTGGACAGCATATGGGAAGGGTTCATTGAGCAGATTGCCCTGCAGAAAAATATTATTCCCTCCTGCGATAGCCTTACTGTTGATGAAAAATTAAAGAAGCAGGATACCATCCTGAAACTGCAAAAAGAGATTGACAAACTGGAACGGTTATCCCGCAGCGAAAAGCAACCTAAAAAACGCTTTGAACTGTTTACCCGCCTCCAGGGTTTGAAGAAAAAATTAGCCGAGGAAAAAGGAGAATGA
- a CDS encoding site-specific DNA-methyltransferase → MDRLKMHSVNKVDENIKKIAELFPNTLTEVIKGYRDDGTPIIEHAIDFDVLRQELSNIVVEGPEERYQFTWPDKKKSILLANAPIAKTLRPCREESVDFDTTENLYIEGDNLDALKLLQETYLGKVKMIYIDPPYNTGKDFIYEDDFAMENAEWRMQSGDYDQEGNRLVQNTESNGRFHTDWLNMMYPRLKLAKDLLSDDGVIFISIDDNEVENLKKICNEVFGEKNEIGLMTIQSNPRGSQASKHLSNVHEYILMYSKNSSTLQLKGTMKPVEKLEEYSEIDENGKKYRLLGLRQRGGAWKKEDRPNMHFPIYVNPSNGKISLTQNKEYSIEVIPKRPTGELSRWTWGKEKIISEINMIVGKRINRAGEENAWDIFRKDYLENVDGTIKTDKIKTIWIDKETNYQNAKVEIKSLFGNSEIFDFPKPTFVVERLASMLYLEDNEIVLDFFSGSATTAHAVMQLNAEDGGNRKFIMVQLPEPCDEKSEAYKAGYKTIAEIGKERIRRAGAQIIEKMQNAECKMMSDETKGNNSEFCIPHSAFDKGFRVLKVDSTNMQDVYYRPDEYTQDLLSSLTDNIKPGRTPEDLLFQVMLDLGVLLSSKIEEMVIGGKRVFSVADGYLMACFDNDVTDEVVREIAKRQPYYAVFRDSSLASDSVATNFEQIFATYSPSTIRKVL, encoded by the coding sequence ATGGACAGACTGAAAATGCACTCTGTGAACAAAGTGGATGAAAATATCAAAAAAATTGCGGAACTGTTTCCCAATACTTTGACCGAGGTCATCAAAGGCTACAGGGACGACGGTACGCCCATCATCGAGCACGCCATTGATTTCGACGTGCTGCGGCAGGAGCTGTCAAATATTGTTGTGGAAGGCCCGGAGGAGCGCTACCAGTTCACCTGGCCGGACAAGAAAAAGTCCATCCTCCTGGCCAACGCCCCCATTGCCAAAACCCTGCGCCCCTGCCGGGAGGAAAGCGTGGATTTCGACACGACCGAAAACCTTTACATAGAGGGCGACAACCTCGACGCTCTCAAGCTTTTGCAGGAAACCTATCTTGGAAAGGTGAAGATGATCTACATAGACCCGCCGTACAATACCGGTAAGGATTTTATTTATGAGGATGATTTTGCAATGGAGAATGCAGAATGGAGAATGCAGAGTGGGGATTATGATCAGGAAGGGAATAGGCTTGTGCAAAATACCGAAAGCAATGGGCGGTTTCATACCGACTGGCTGAATATGATGTACCCGAGACTGAAGCTGGCTAAGGATTTATTGAGTGATGACGGGGTTATTTTCATTAGTATTGATGATAATGAAGTGGAGAATTTGAAAAAGATTTGCAATGAGGTGTTTGGGGAAAAGAATGAAATCGGATTGATGACTATTCAGAGCAATCCAAGGGGGTCACAAGCAAGCAAGCATTTATCTAATGTACATGAATATATTCTTATGTATTCTAAAAATAGTTCTACATTACAACTAAAAGGAACAATGAAGCCGGTAGAAAAATTAGAAGAATACTCAGAAATTGATGAAAATGGCAAAAAATATAGACTTTTAGGATTGCGACAGCGTGGCGGCGCATGGAAAAAAGAGGATAGGCCTAACATGCATTTTCCTATTTATGTTAATCCTAGTAATGGTAAAATATCTCTAACACAGAATAAAGAATATTCAATAGAAGTTATACCAAAAAGACCAACTGGTGAATTAAGCAGATGGACCTGGGGAAAGGAAAAAATAATATCGGAAATAAATATGATTGTGGGTAAAAGAATAAATAGGGCAGGCGAAGAGAATGCATGGGATATATTTAGGAAAGATTATCTTGAAAATGTGGATGGAACAATAAAAACTGATAAGATTAAAACAATATGGATTGATAAAGAAACAAATTATCAAAATGCAAAAGTAGAAATAAAAAGTTTATTTGGGAATTCGGAAATATTCGATTTTCCAAAGCCTACTTTTGTAGTAGAACGTTTGGCGTCAATGCTATATTTAGAGGATAATGAGATTGTTCTCGACTTCTTCTCCGGTTCTGCCACCACCGCCCATGCCGTCATGCAGCTTAACGCCGAAGACGGCGGCAATCGCAAATTCATCATGGTGCAGCTTCCTGAGCCTTGCGACGAAAAATCCGAAGCCTACAAGGCAGGCTATAAAACCATTGCTGAAATCGGCAAAGAGCGCATCCGCCGGGCGGGCGCTCAAATTATTGAAAAAATGCAGAATGCAGAATGCAAAATGATGAGTGATGAAACAAAAGGCAATAATTCTGAATTCTGCATTCCTCATTCTGCATTCGATAAAGGCTTCCGCGTCCTGAAGGTGGATTCCACCAATATGCAGGATGTCTACTACAGGCCTGATGAATACACCCAGGATTTGCTCTCCTCCCTGACAGACAACATAAAGCCCGGCCGCACTCCGGAGGACCTGCTCTTCCAGGTCATGCTGGATTTGGGCGTGCTCTTGTCCAGCAAAATCGAGGAAATGGTTATCGGCGGCAAAAGGGTGTTCAGCGTGGCGGACGGGTACCTGATGGCCTGCTTTGACAATGACGTCACCGATGAGGTGGTCAGGGAAATTGCCAAAAGGCAGCCCTATTACGCCGTTTTCCGCGACAGCAGCCTCGCCAGCGACAGCGTCGCCACCAACTTTGAGCAGATTTTTGCAACCTACAGCCCGTCAACTATAAGGAAGGTGCTGTAA
- a CDS encoding DEAD/DEAH box helicase family protein: protein MKFQFKIQQYQTDAVNSVVNIFAGQPYSDRVSYVRDLGINEKPQYTQISMFDEPGSPGDDAAIGFENARLGLTPGQLLQNIRNMQARNNIKQSEALVSHLGACSLDVEMETGTGKTYVYIKTIFELNKRYGWSKFIVVVPSIAIREGVYKTFQITQDHFMEHYGKKARFFVYNSQNLTELDNFSASSGINVMIINIQAFNTSLKEDARSKEARRIYEKLDEFGSRRPIDVIKANRPILVLDEPQKMGGDKTQKALANFNPLFCLNYSATHVQHHNLVYVLDAVDAYNKRLVKKIEVKGFEVKNLRGTDRYLFLENIIISPKKPPMAKIELEIEYKKSVNIKREARILGVGDDLYVESNEMEQYKGYHISDIDPIRGTVTFTNGEVLSRGEVVGDVSEKDLRRIQIRETIISHFEKEKHLFELGIKTLSLFFIDEVAKYRAYNEAGEEVNSEYGEMFEQEYVNVLNDYITLEDTPYIRYLKSIDPHETHAGYFSIDKHGRKIDSPTKRGSDESDDISAYDLILRDKERLLSFEEPVRFIFSHSALREGWDNPNVFQICTLKHGGASPTQKRQEVGRGLRLCVNQRGERMDMGKCADSVHSINMLTVIASEGYKNFVADLQTGIKEALYERPTKATVEYFTGKTVMTGEKTHVLNVQEARDIYRYLIKYDYIDNNDGITEVYRTDLENNRLAPLPESLAPFGEGVHALIQSVFDESVLNRMIENGNKTKIPENAINENFYKKEFQTLWNYINRQYAYTVEFDSRELIEKAIKHINETMYVSRLQYTVTSGMQTDELDGNAIALGNSFVRENARTEALKHAATSQVKYDLIGKIAEGTTLTRRTVAAILADLEKPVFACFKQNPEEFIAKAIRLIKEQKATMIVEHISYDQIEKQYDSSIFTAEKGTGDFTKAFRTNKNIQDYVFTDGTAEKSVERRFAEDMDKADEVCVYAKLPKGFAIPTPVGNYSPDWAIAFYEGTVKHIYFIAETKGTMESLNLRPIEQAKIKCARKLFNQLSTSKVKYHDVDSYQSLLNIMGKL, encoded by the coding sequence TTGAAATTCCAATTTAAAATACAGCAATACCAGACCGATGCCGTCAACAGCGTCGTAAATATCTTTGCAGGACAGCCCTATTCCGACCGGGTCAGCTATGTGCGTGATTTGGGTATTAACGAGAAACCCCAGTATACTCAAATATCCATGTTTGATGAACCTGGATCTCCGGGAGATGACGCAGCCATCGGCTTTGAAAACGCCCGGCTTGGTCTGACCCCCGGGCAGCTTCTGCAAAACATCCGCAACATGCAGGCCCGCAACAACATCAAGCAGTCCGAGGCTTTGGTCAGCCACCTGGGGGCCTGCAGCCTGGACGTGGAAATGGAAACCGGCACAGGCAAAACCTATGTCTACATAAAGACCATTTTTGAACTGAATAAGCGTTACGGCTGGAGCAAGTTTATTGTGGTGGTTCCTTCCATTGCCATCCGTGAAGGGGTATATAAGACTTTTCAGATTACCCAGGATCACTTCATGGAGCATTACGGCAAGAAAGCCCGCTTTTTCGTCTACAACAGCCAAAATTTGACCGAACTTGACAACTTCAGCGCCAGCAGCGGCATAAATGTCATGATTATCAACATCCAGGCCTTCAATACATCATTGAAGGAGGATGCCAGGAGCAAGGAAGCCCGCCGCATTTATGAAAAACTGGATGAATTCGGCAGCCGCAGGCCTATTGACGTCATTAAGGCCAACCGCCCCATCCTCGTCCTGGATGAGCCGCAGAAAATGGGCGGGGACAAGACCCAGAAAGCACTGGCTAATTTCAATCCCCTGTTCTGCCTGAACTACTCGGCCACGCATGTTCAGCACCATAATCTCGTCTATGTCCTGGATGCGGTGGATGCTTACAATAAACGGCTGGTAAAGAAAATCGAGGTCAAAGGATTTGAAGTCAAGAATTTAAGGGGAACCGACCGATATTTGTTCCTTGAGAATATAATTATCTCGCCCAAGAAGCCGCCGATGGCCAAAATCGAGTTGGAGATAGAATACAAAAAATCTGTCAATATCAAGCGCGAAGCGCGCATCCTCGGCGTGGGCGACGACCTTTATGTTGAATCCAACGAAATGGAACAGTATAAGGGATACCATATCAGCGATATTGACCCCATACGCGGTACGGTGACCTTTACCAACGGTGAAGTGCTGTCCCGGGGAGAAGTTGTCGGCGATGTTTCCGAAAAGGACCTGCGCCGGATCCAAATCCGGGAGACCATTATTTCGCATTTTGAAAAGGAAAAACACCTGTTTGAACTGGGGATCAAGACCCTTTCCCTCTTCTTTATAGACGAAGTGGCCAAATACCGTGCTTATAACGAAGCAGGGGAAGAAGTCAACTCCGAATACGGGGAAATGTTCGAGCAGGAGTATGTAAACGTGCTGAACGATTACATTACTTTAGAAGATACGCCTTATATACGTTACTTGAAAAGCATTGATCCCCATGAAACCCATGCAGGGTATTTCAGCATTGACAAGCACGGCCGCAAGATAGACAGCCCTACCAAGCGGGGAAGTGATGAAAGCGATGACATATCGGCCTATGACCTGATTCTTAGGGATAAAGAACGCCTCCTAAGCTTTGAGGAACCGGTGCGCTTTATCTTTTCCCACTCGGCCCTGCGGGAAGGCTGGGACAACCCCAATGTCTTTCAGATCTGCACCTTGAAGCACGGCGGTGCCAGCCCCACCCAAAAACGCCAGGAAGTGGGCCGCGGCCTGCGCCTGTGTGTAAACCAAAGAGGAGAGCGGATGGACATGGGAAAGTGCGCCGATTCCGTCCACTCCATCAACATGCTCACGGTTATCGCCAGCGAAGGCTATAAAAATTTTGTCGCCGATTTGCAGACCGGCATCAAAGAGGCCTTGTATGAACGGCCCACGAAAGCGACGGTGGAATATTTTACAGGCAAGACCGTTATGACCGGCGAGAAAACGCATGTGCTTAATGTGCAAGAGGCCAGGGACATCTACCGCTATCTCATTAAATACGATTATATTGACAACAACGACGGCATTACGGAAGTATACCGGACCGATCTCGAAAACAACCGCCTGGCTCCCCTGCCTGAATCTCTTGCGCCCTTTGGCGAGGGTGTGCATGCGTTGATCCAGAGCGTGTTTGATGAAAGCGTCCTCAACAGGATGATCGAAAACGGCAATAAGACAAAAATTCCGGAAAATGCCATCAACGAGAATTTCTATAAAAAGGAATTTCAAACCCTCTGGAATTATATCAACCGTCAGTATGCCTACACAGTCGAGTTTGACAGCCGGGAACTGATAGAAAAAGCCATTAAACATATCAATGAAACCATGTACGTTTCCCGGCTTCAATACACGGTTACAAGCGGCATGCAGACAGACGAGCTGGACGGGAACGCCATTGCCCTCGGCAACAGCTTTGTCCGGGAAAATGCCAGGACGGAAGCCCTGAAGCACGCTGCAACAAGCCAGGTTAAATATGACTTGATAGGCAAAATTGCCGAAGGCACCACCCTCACCCGCCGTACGGTTGCGGCCATACTGGCAGACCTTGAAAAGCCGGTATTTGCCTGCTTTAAGCAGAATCCCGAAGAGTTCATTGCCAAAGCAATACGCTTAATAAAAGAACAAAAAGCCACCATGATTGTCGAGCATATTTCTTATGACCAGATTGAAAAGCAGTATGACAGCAGCATTTTCACCGCTGAAAAAGGAACGGGCGATTTTACAAAAGCATTCCGGACCAATAAAAACATCCAGGATTATGTATTTACAGACGGAACCGCTGAAAAGAGCGTCGAACGCCGCTTTGCGGAAGATATGGACAAAGCCGACGAAGTCTGTGTCTATGCCAAGCTGCCGAAAGGCTTTGCCATTCCAACTCCAGTTGGGAACTACTCGCCGGACTGGGCGATTGCCTTTTATGAAGGAACGGTAAAACACATTTACTTCATAGCTGAGACCAAAGGGACAATGGAAAGCCTGAACCTGCGTCCTATCGAGCAGGCCAAAATAAAATGCGCCAGGAAACTTTTCAATCAGCTGTCCACAAGCAAGGTCAAGTATCATGATGTAGACAGTTATCAGAGCCTGCTAAATATTATGGGAAAATTATAA